The Panicum hallii strain FIL2 chromosome 5, PHallii_v3.1, whole genome shotgun sequence genome contains the following window.
TGCTCGACGTGGTATGCTCTCAAGCATTTCTGAATCCCTATCACCACACCTAATAGTTGCATAACGAATTCTGCAGACTACACATAGACAGCATGGATGCATGAAAGAAATGGTAGCGTGCATACTGACAGTATCCTTCAGAGGGTAGCCGCCGTGTATCAGCGCCTAGCCGAACACCATGTGTCCATGTATAGTGCAGTAGTATAGCTGATATTTTAGTTGGCAGCTGCTAGATGGGTACATTGGCTAGTAATAactcctcgactactttccaACGCTGTCAGCTTTCTCCTTCCTCGTTTGGGTTTCTTGTGTTGGAAAAGTAGGCAGCAACCTTTGAGGTCCCCAGCAGGACGGAGAACGACCTGGCGTTCTCCGAGGAAAAGGAATGGAGGACGACTCGAGTCGGGGGATTATAGGTGGAAGGCAAAGGCAAGCCTGATTCGGTCGTCCCGTAGGCGGAGACACGGGTTGGGGACgcacggcggccggcgacgtGTCCCCCGGATTGGCGGCTCGGGAGTCGGGACCAAGCGTTCGTCATCGCCGGCGTCACGTCGCGAGACCGCGGCCGCGGGCCAAGCGACGGCCGGAAGCGAGCCGGTCTCGTCCTGTATGCGTCGCCATTATGCATTTATGCCCGTGCGATTCTCGTAAGACAGCTTTCTCCATCGGATCGCCGGCGAAAACCACAGCACCTGCCGAtcttttcttcctcttcttctacgTACATGGACGTTTCAGAAGTGGCGGTTAGTTACGTGACGGTGGCAGCCACTGCGACGACGGCTCTCGTCGTCTCGCGACGGCTTTCTTCCTCGGGGTGAAAACTACAGCCGCCCACTTTTTAGCTTTTTCTACGTTGGATATTTCGGAAGACGCGCGAGGCGAATGCTGCGGGCCGGCTCGGACGGGCTCGtaccaggccggccggccggccggccgctagCGTTCGAGAGATCCTTTTCGGCAGGCCGTATCGCTGTAGCACGGAGCACCAGAGGTTAGCCATGGCCGCGCAGCCAATCGGAGGGGATGGGCGGGTAGCCGTAAAAAGTGAAGGTAAATATCTAGTTTTCCCGAGCGACGACCGACCGTCCTCTTTCTGAGAGGTCAGGTCAGGGAGATATTTTTGTCGAGCGACTGCTCTTCGTGGCGGCGAGCCCGACAGAGGCTGGTACGCCGCACAGTACAATGCACTCGTCGCGTAACGACTGACGAGCCATCATCGTCTCGGCGACCCAAGCCGTGGAACGTAGCAGTCTAGCAGAGATACACTAGGTGAGACTCGAGGATGGAGAACGACGCGTAGCTTTCCGCACCGAACCAGCAGCTACGGCTGCCCAAGAACGCAGGCATGGATCCTTTCCGAGAATGGGGCCTGCCTTCTTCTTCCGGCATGCCGGTCCATTTACCCGTACCGTTTGTTGGGCCGTTTGGGCTTATCATATCGTAAATGAGCTAGGCCCATTTAGTTCCGTTTTGCTGCTCAGTCTTGTCCTCCCTCTTTTCCGCTTTTCTCATTCGAGGAATTCTCTTTGAATTACCATCCTCATTCCTTAAACTATTGGAGTTGTAGTTCAGCTGTTAATAGTCTGTGGAACAACCACCTGAGCGACCTATCGATTGAAGAGGCAGAGGTGCGAAGTGAGTAAATGGTTGCATCTGCTGCAAATAATTCATCACCCTACATGCTATCATGCGCCCGACAACCTAGGACCGCACTGACAGGGCAGCGCCGGCTTCTACCTTGTCGCTGCTCTTGCTCCCAACAAGCTCCGGCGCAGCGGGCAGGGCCCTCGCGCTCGCGTCCCTCTCGTGGTCGTGGCTCCTCTTCCCACTGAGCTCCGCGACGTGGCGGATCATGTCGGTCAGGTCGGCGTACGACGACCCGCCTTCCTCCACGGCTGCCTTCGCCTTCGCCGCCATCTCCTTGGCCCGCGCCCGCCTCGCGGCCCCCTCGGGGCCCTCGTCCATCAGCTCGGCCACCGCCTTCTCCACGCCGGCGCTCGGCACCTGCACCCCGTCGGCCTCCGGGGGCAGGTTCATGGCGGGCACCGTGACGCCGGACCTGACGCCGACGTCGAGGACGTCCACGAGCAGCCGCTCGCTGGAGAACTGGTCGGCGAAGTTGGGCCACGTCAGCACCGGCACGCCGTGGGCGATGGCCTCCAGCGCCGCGTTCCACCCGCAGTGCGTCAGGAAGCCGCCCACCGCGGGGTGCGAGAGGATGGTCACCTGCGGCGCCCAGCCCCGGACGAGGAGGCCCCTGTCCCTGACGCGCTCCTCGAGCCCCTCGGCGAGCCACGCCCGCACGTCGGCGTTGCACTTGGCCTCCTTGACGGCCCAGACGAACGGCCGCCCCGACGCCTCGAGGCCGCGGCCGAGCTCGATGAGCTGCTTCGCCGGCAGGTGCGCGATGCTGCCGAAGCTGATGTACAGCACGGACGACGGCGGCCGGGCGTCGAGCCACGACACGATGTGGCCGGCGTCGACGTCCGCGTGgttgccccggccggccatcGCGTCCGCGTCCAAGCCGGAGGCGCAAGTCGGCCCGATGGCCCACGTCTTccggccgagcgccgccgcgtaGCAGTCGACGAAGACGCCCTCGATGTCTCGGAACGTGTTGATGAGCAGGCCATCGGCGGTGGCCTCAGCCTCGAACACATCACGCTGGAAATTCTCCAGTTGCGGCCACTGGAAGAAACCCCGGAACGTGGCCTTGCTACCGACGGCGCGCACCGGGAAGTCCGGCACCTCGAACGTCTCCAGATCGTCGGCGACGCGGTCGTACACGCCGTGCTTGGACAGGTTGCGCATGGCGAGGAGGTAGTAGGCCGACGGGCAGTGCAGCACCAGGCGCGGTATGCCGTGGCGGGCGCACACCCCCGCCGCCCACGGGTTGCACGAGTCGGCGACGAGGCAGTCCGGGAGCCGGGGCAGCGACCGCACGTACTCCTCCAGCGGCGCGTCCATCTTCCAGACGGACTCGAAGAAGGGCATGAAGTGCTCCCTCTCCACCACCATGTCGATGTTCTCCATCCCCTCCGGCAGCCCGAGCCTCGGGCCCGGGAACGCGATCTCGGCGAGCTCGACGTCGAGCCCCGCGCGCCTGGCGCTCTCGACGACGGCCCGATTGCGAGCGGCGTTGACGGGCGTGGTGaccaccgtggcgcgcgcgccgcggccgGCGAGGAGGCACGCCAGGTCCACCATCGGGATGATGTGGCCCTGCGCCACCAGCGGCACGAGAAGGAAGTGCAGCCCCGCCATTGATGCTCTCGCCCTAGCTGCAATGGCGGGCGCGCGCGCACTTTATAAACAGAACTGCTACAACTCGTCGACGCGGCACGACCGATGCCGAGGCTGCAAGCTCGGCGAGCTCGAGGTTGACGGCGTGACGCGTACAACCACGCCTGACGTGCACGAGGTGGAGGGTCCAAGGAACCCGTCCACTGGCCGAGAAGGGCCGACGCGACACGGAGCGTGAGGCCGAGCCCCCGGGAGACGGCCCGGCCGCACGGTACGTCAGAGAACCGGACATGACAGGTCACTGTAGACTGCGTGCCTGTGTGGTGTAGCGTTGTGTTTGGAGTTTGGAGTGGCATGGTTGGTCTAAGGCGACACGGGACGTTGCGGCGGTGGCCAAACTCCGGGACGCAGATGGCAACTTGGCaaccacggcgggcggcgcctggGGTGGGCGAAGCTGTTCTAGAAGAAGGGGAAAGCTTCGGTGGTCAAGGAGGGGTTGAAGCGCTGACGTCGGCGCCGAGCGAAGCTCCGTTGTCGCCGTCTCCGGAGTCCTAGTGACTCTTGGCCTCTCGTGGCTGTCCCCGCAAGCAACTCCGCGGAACCACGTAGTATGGTCGCAGTGCAGCGGCAGTGACCGCTGGACGGCAATCTTGAGTAGCAGCACCAGGATATGGATCACCAATCCAGACGAGATGCAGACGTTGCCGTGCAAAGTGCAGTGTGTGCGAGGGCGAGAGCATTCCACGGCTTCTACCAGCAGTGCCATATGGACAGCTTGGCCTGCGTGTGCAATCTCAACGACCGTGACATGATACGTGGCACATATACCTGAGTAGGCAAAAAAAAGACACTTGCCAAAAACATCCAAATATTTATTGGGCTCCGTTTATTTCAGCTTCTTGCCGATCGATCTTTGAAGACTCGATTTTATGAAATTCAAAAGTGAGATGACTCTCGTATTCGAGAATCGAGAATCCAGCTGGTTATGCATTCTTGATTCTAAATTTTGAAAGTCATCTGAAACTTTTCCATTTGTCAAAATCGAGCCTTCAAAATTGGCCATAAGAGCCTTGGTTTACTCATTTTCTACTGCTAGCATTTTCTAGCCAGATTGGTCAACAAAAGGAAAAAATCCAGTTTATACCCTCAAACTATCACAAAAGTctaattttcaaccttcaactacaaaacTGGATAAAAAAAGCGATCCAACTGTCGAAACTGAGCAAATAAAGGCCCTTTAGGTGGTTCGAATGTGGTTTTCCTTTTTTCTGAAAActaaaaatatttaaattttagctaaaaaattcataagtaatgggtatcaaaagttttctaaaaatgtaacctattCATTGGCACTATACTTATTAGTTATTCGGATTTATTTTTCTTAAGTTCATATTATTTGGTTGTTTGCAGTTATATctattatttttaaataaataagttcaaatagagcaataatatacaggttatatttttagaaaaactttaagactagtttcatattttttatttaaaatgaattagttttgatttttaaTCTAATtggaattttttatttttaaaaaaaatacaaaaccaaaCCACCCTAAGGCCCAAATTTGCCCGGTTTCGGCAGTCGGATATCTCtttaaattaaaaatcaaacttttaATTAAGATAGTTCAAGGGTGTAAACTGAACTTTCCCCCAACAAAATTACCTTTCACCTATCTGAACAGGGAATTCAAATTCGATACAGCTTTTTCTAGAAGAAAAACACAATAGGCCACCTATATGAACAGGGAATTCAAATTCGATACAGCTTTTTCTAGAAGAAAAACACAATAGGCTACAGGAGTACCTTGTTTGCTAGTGCTCCGACTGTCTTCTAAAGCCTCTACTTCTTGGCTGCTTCCAAAGATCTCTGGGTTCGGGGCAGTCATGATACAAATCGTGCATCTTAGCTCGGATAAGCCGTTCAAAGATAGAACAGACCAAACGCCAAAGAGGAGAAACTTCCAACCAGCATGCGCCACCGCATCAACACCAAACAAGAGACTATGTTTTTTCCTGGCAGTAGAGAAGCAACTGAGGAATATCCTAGAAATTTATATAATACCTGCCAGTGATGTGACCGGTTCCtagaaatttatataaaatatcGTGCAAAATTGCAAGTGCATCTTCCCAAAATGATGGGACCCAATGACCCAGTTTGGCACATGACCTTTGTCCCGACAATAATGCAGGCAAGGCAAGCCGAGTATCATCAGCAAGATCAAATGTTGCTGCCTTTTTAGGCTGAACCATGGCTAACATGAAACATGCAAAAATCATTTGGGCAACCAAAACCGGATACCATAGGACAGCACCACCACGTAACGATTTGAATGTGACATATCAGAACCAATGGCGGGTGGATTAAGTATTTGCTTACCCGTTTTAGCCACAGGAGTATTTCAGAAGTGTGCTGATACACATTACGGGTCACGTGACGTATTAGGCAGTAACGCTGCTAATCTGCGCCACCTGTTGTTGTCCGCCCGGACAGCCTGAAAATCATTATCATGACTAAAAAAGCTTTATCCATATAGTTTAAAGTAACCACAGTTCTATGACTGACGTGTGAACATGCGTCACCCAAAGCTGTGGGCAAGTTGATCTGCTGCCGGCCTGCCACCACAACAATTGCGTCCCGGCACTCAACACCTGGGCATGTCGCTTTCATAACATGAGGCACAGGCTCAGTTGCCATCTCCTTCAGCTCAAACAGCATACGACCTCTCCAGAACAATTTGCGCATGCTTTCTGCACATCCGTTAGTCCTAGGCTCCTAGCTTCATTTCCATCTTACAACCATGGCCTCTGCCGGCCAAGCACTCAACGATAGCCAGAAAGCCTCAGAAAGGACGCACTTCGTGCTGATTCCGCTGATGGCACAGGGCCACACCATCCCCATGATCGACATGGCACACCTGCTAGCCGAGCATGGTGCGCAGGTTAGCTTCATCACCACACCGGTGAACGCCACCAGGATGGCAGGGTTCATCAACCATGCGCTGGCAACAGGCCTCACAATCCAGTTCGTCAAGCTCAACTTCCCCGCTGTTGAGTTTGGCCTGCCTAACGGATGCGAGAATGCCGACATGATCCAGTCCAGAGATCTGTTCAAGAATTTCATGGAGGCCTGCGCAGCACTTCGGGAGCCACTTACAGCATACCTCCGTCAGCAACACCCATCTCCAAGCTGCATCATATCTGACATGTCACACTGGTGGACTGCTGACATCGCAAGGGAGTTTGGTATCCCAAGGCTCACGTTTAATGGCTTCTGCACCTTCGCGT
Protein-coding sequences here:
- the LOC112894536 gene encoding UDP-glycosyltransferase 73C5-like, with translation MAGLHFLLVPLVAQGHIIPMVDLACLLAGRGARATVVTTPVNAARNRAVVESARRAGLDVELAEIAFPGPRLGLPEGMENIDMVVEREHFMPFFESVWKMDAPLEEYVRSLPRLPDCLVADSCNPWAAGVCARHGIPRLVLHCPSAYYLLAMRNLSKHGVYDRVADDLETFEVPDFPVRAVGSKATFRGFFQWPQLENFQRDVFEAEATADGLLINTFRDIEGVFVDCYAAALGRKTWAIGPTCASGLDADAMAGRGNHADVDAGHIVSWLDARPPSSVLYISFGSIAHLPAKQLIELGRGLEASGRPFVWAVKEAKCNADVRAWLAEGLEERVRDRGLLVRGWAPQVTILSHPAVGGFLTHCGWNAALEAIAHGVPVLTWPNFADQFSSERLLVDVLDVGVRSGVTVPAMNLPPEADGVQVPSAGVEKAVAELMDEGPEGAARRARAKEMAAKAKAAVEEGGSSYADLTDMIRHVAELSGKRSHDHERDASARALPAAPELVGSKSSDKVEAGAALSVRS